DNA sequence from the Malus sylvestris chromosome 10, drMalSylv7.2, whole genome shotgun sequence genome:
CCAAAAAAGGAGTTACTTCGCAAACCTTGACATTTAGACAAAGGTTACCATTAAAAACATCTATTTAATACCCCCGAATCCAATAACAACTACTACACCAATGAACTAATAAACCCATTTTTATTGTATACGAATTGGAACAGTGGAAGGTGTCAACTAAAAGCAGCCATGAGTATTGGATGGctagtgaagttaggctagtcaactttctttatgtaaattaggcaagttaggtaagttaggcaagttaggcaagttaggcaaagtTAGGTCCTAtgtcttctttctttccctatatatatgtccATCTTGTAATGAGAAATAATCATCTAATATATCAAGAAATTAACTCTATTTTggcatggtatcagagccattctGATCCAAATAGAGTTTCTATTCTGATTCACTTACTGGCACTACTGCCATCTACCCAATAAGACCTGCTATTCTGCAGGTCTTCTACTTTCATACCAACCCAATCTTACTCTTTTTTTCATTTGGCCATATCTACCAACATTATTACCCATATCCAGCTTGTTGACCATACATATTCCGCTGCATCTTTTCCCATATTCTTCCCATTTGCAGTATCTCtgcaaaacccagaaatctttccacaaaaaaaaaaaaatatactacCCAATACCCCATAAGCCATACCCGTTGGAATCACCCAACAAATTTACCCATAACCTCTGAGGCAGTAATAATGGGTGACTCCAAGACCACTGTTTCAGCTACTGTTACTTAAAGTGATATGTCTCTACATATCACCCCAGACAAGTTGGATGGGTCCAACTATTCCTCATGGTCCCAAAGTGTCCGCATCTACATCACTGGCAGAGGTAAATGGTCTTATGTTAGTGGAACAAAAATGGCACCAGCAGAAGCTGATGCATTGTATGCTATATGGGAGGAAGAGAATGCCATGGTTCAATCTTGGTTACTCAACTCCATGACCAGAGATGTACGGGCCATTTTTCTCCGACTCTCTACTGCAAAAGATGTTTGGGATGCTGTTACCCAAACTTACTCAATTGAAAAAGATGCATCAAAGTTATACGAACTTCGCCGTCAAGCACTGGCGACTCGCCAGAATGGAGAACCTTTATCTGCATATTATGGTAAACTTCAGCAAATATGGCAAGAAATTGATTTCTTGCGTCCTGGAAAATTGAAGTGCGCTGCTGATATTGCTACCCGAGAGACAGAAATTTCGGAAGAAAGATTGTATGATTTTCTGGCTGGTCTTGATCCTCATTTAGATCATGTTCGCAGTCAAGTTTTGACTCAAACAACTCTGCCTTCTGTTCGTGCTGCTTATGCTCTTGTGAATGCTGAAGCAAGTAGGCAAACCATTATGTTGGTTGGCCCACAAGTGGAAGGATCCGCCATGGTAGCTGCTCCGTCTCGATTTCCCCGTGGAGTCTCCAATTCTCGATTAGGTGGATCCAAAACTACTGATACAAGGAAGTGTACTTATTGTGACAAGGATAAGCATACTAGAGACACTTGCTTCAAGCTGCATGGATATCCTGATTGGTGGgttcaaaagaaggaaaatcaaaagaaaggcATTGGTGGATCACAAGCACACCTGACACCAACGCCTTCCATACCTCGGGTGGATCGATCTGCTCACTTAGTTTCTCCAACTGCTGCTTCTACTTCCTTAGTCGATGCAGGTAACTTTGGTTTTGCCTTGAACACTACAATTGTTCCTCCCAATAAACCTTGGATCATTGATTCAGGGGCTTCTGACCACATGACCAATAACTCTACATGGTTTGTTTCTCACACTACTCCACCTTTAAATACCGTTAAAGTTGCTAATGGTATTTCTACTCCAGTGCTTGGAGCAGGCTCCATCTCATTAACACCAGGCTTATCTCTCTCATCTGTTTTACATGTTCCTAAACTTTCTCACAATTTGCTTTCCATTGGTAAACTTACAAATCAACTAAACTGTCTTGCCATCTTTTCTCCTACCCATTGTTGGTTTCAGGATATTCGAACGAAAGCATTGATTGGTCATGGTAGAGAGAGGGGAGGTCTATACTACTTGGACTTACCACCAGATTGTGAGAAGACAAGTTACAGTTGTCAAGTGGAGGCCAAACAATTTGAAGCTTCTGAAAAAATTTTGTTATGGCACAAAAGATTGGGACACCCTTCCTTTCAGTACCTACAATATCTATtcccttctttattttctaaagTCAAAGTTTCTAATTTCCATTGTGAAACTTGCATTCTTTCTAAAAATCATCGTGTCTCATTTCCTTTAAGTTCCCATAAAAGTAATGTTCCTTTCTCTCTTATtcattctgatgtttggggaccattTCATATTCCTACTTATACTGGTGCTAAATACTTTGTTTCCTTCATTGATGACTGCACTCGAGTTTCTTGGGTATACTTACTAAAAAATAAGAGTGAGGTTATGTCTATTTTTCCAATCTTTCATCAAATGATTCAAACCCAATTTCATGTTAAAATTCAAGTCGTTCGATCTGATAATGGGAAAGAATATTTGAATTATGGACTTGGAACATTTTTTCAACAACACGATATCATTCATCAAACATCATGTCCACATACTCCTCAACAGAACGGTATAGCAGAACGTAAAAATCGTCATCTCTTGGATGTGGCTCGCTCTTTATGTTCTGCTATGCAAGTTCCTAAACGTTTTTGGGGCGATGCCATTCACACAGCTGTTTTTCTTATCAATCGCATGCCATCACGTGTTCTCCAATTTCAAACACCTATCCAAACCCTTTCCCAATATCATTCTCTTCCTTCACTCCTTCATATTCCTCCAAAAGTGTTTGGTTGTGTCTGCTACGTTCACATCCCCATGCAAAATCGGGATAAGTTGGATCCTAGAGCCATCAAATGTGTGTTTATTGGCTATTCTGCTACTCAGAAAGGGTATCGATGTTACTATCCTCCCACTGGGAAATTTTTTGTCTCTATGGATGTTACCTTTCGGGAACACGAggcatttttttcaaaagaagATTTGGCCACTTCTCTTCAGGGGGAGATATGGagtaaggaggaagagaagttgCCGCTTGACATTGGTGATGAACACTTGTCTGATGTCGGTGATGGTGCAAATTTGCCTAATGATGAGGCACAAggtgaaaaaatattgaaggtGTATGAGAGGACAAGAAAAAAGGGAGATAAAGAAAAAAGGGATGATGAGATAGACCACCCACAGACAGATCCCCACATTGACCAACTCTCTGACCAATCAGCTGCTACTCGTACGAATTATCCTGAGGTAACCACTCATTCTCCCTCTCTTCAGCCTACTATATTTGGTGAGTCCAATCATGAGATTTCATTAAGTGATGATCCAAATGATTCAAATGAACCACATCGTGAGTCTCAGGGTTCTCGTTATCCTATTCGAGAAAATCGAGG
Encoded proteins:
- the LOC126587880 gene encoding uncharacterized protein LOC126587880, coding for MSLHITPDKLDGSNYSSWSQSVRIYITGRGKWSYVSGTKMAPAEADALYAIWEEENAMVQSWLLNSMTRDVRAIFLRLSTAKDVWDAVTQTYSIEKDASKLYELRRQALATRQNGEPLSAYYGKLQQIWQEIDFLRPGKLKCAADIATRETEISEERLYDFLAGLDPHLDHVRSQVLTQTTLPSVRAAYALVNAEASRQTIMLVGPQVEGSAMVAAPSRFPRGVSNSRLGGSKTTDTRKCTYCDKDKHTRDTCFKLHGYPDWWVQKKENQKKGIGGSQAHLTPTPSIPRVDRSAHLVSPTAASTSLVDAGYSNESIDWSW